A section of the Paralichthys olivaceus isolate ysfri-2021 chromosome 16, ASM2471397v2, whole genome shotgun sequence genome encodes:
- the ftr67 gene encoding finTRIM family, member 67, with product MAQAGVVLDRDQFNCSICLDVLKDPVTIPCGHSYCSRCIQDYWDQDDYLGVFMCPQCRHNFNPRPPLARNTMLADVVEKFRKTGLQEAATPESQSFAEGDDVECDVCTGRKNRAVRSCLVCLASYCDVHVRPHYESAAFKKHRLVWASKKLQETICPRHDKLLEVFCRTDKQCICYLCLTDEHKGHDTVLAETEAQDRQRQLGDMKQSSQLRIQLREKEVQELRQAIFSVSRSARATAEESDALFTELIRSIELKRFEVRELIKAQEKTAVSQAEQLLDKIQKEIAELKKSEAELDKLSHTDDHIHFLQSCQSFHAPPELSALPPVTIDPNLTFSTVMTAVSDFKGLLQEVCQGGFISIYERVREVVIVGSSNPAAQTDSTDAGDTASNLFMEATAAISPPGLDQSPVSPLNPFLTQGAVPTFALSPFGAKFSSGSRQRHLQRRAHPRRK from the exons ATGGCCCAGGCCGGGGTGGTGCTGGACCGGGACCAGTTTAACTGCTCCATATGTCTGGACGTGCTGAAGGACCCGGTGACGATCCCCTGCGGACACAGCTACTGCTCCAGGTGCATCCAGGACTACTGGGACCAGGACGACTACCTGGGGGTCTTCATGTGTCCGCAGTGCCGTCACAACTTCAACCCGAGGCCGCCTCTGGCCCGGAACACGATGCTAGCCGACGTGGTGGAGAAGTTCCGGAAGACCGGACTCCAGGAGGCCGCGACGCCCGAGAGCCAGAGCTTCGCTGAGGGCGACGACGTGGAGTGTGACGTGTGCACCGGCAGGAAGAACCGGGCTGTCCGGTCGTGTCTGGTGTGTCTGGCCTCCTACTGCGACGTCCACGTCCGGCCCCACTACGAGTCCGCCGCCTTCAAGAAGCACCGGCTGGTGTGGGCCTccaagaagctgcaggagaccATCTGTCCCCGGCACGACAAGCTGCTGGAGGTGTTCTGCCGCACCGACAAACAGTGCATCTGCTACCTGTGTCTGACGGACGAGCACAAGGGACACGACACGGTGCTGGCTGAGACAGAGGCtcaggacagacag AGGCAGCTCGGCGACATGAAGCAGAGCTCACAGCTGAGAATTCAGCTCAGAGAGAAGGAGGTCCAGGAGCTGAGACAGGCCATTTTCTCTGTCTCG CGCTCTGCTCGGGCCACAGCTGAAGAAAGCGACGCCCTCTTCACCGAGCTGATTCGGTCGATCGAGCTGAAACGCTTTGAAGTGAGGGAGCTGATCAAAGCCCAGGAGAAGACGGCCGTCAGTCAggctgagcagctgctggacaAGATCCAGAAGGAGATCGCCGAGCTGAAGAAGAGCGAGGCCGAACTGGACAAACTTTCCCACACCGACGACCACATCCACTTCCTCCAA AGCTGTCAGTCCTTCCACGCTCCACCTGAGCTGTCAGCTTTGCCTCCAGTCACCATTGACCCCAATCTCACCTTCAGCACAGTGATGACAGCTGTGTCAGATTTTAAAGGACTGTTGCAGGAGGTTTGCCAGGGAGGATTTATCAGCATCTACGAGAGAG TCAGAGAAGTGGTGATTGTAGGTTCTTCAAATCCTGCTGCACAGACAGACTCGACAGATGCTGGTGACACTGCATCAAACTTATTTATGGAAGCAACAGCAG cGATCTCTCCGCCTGGGCTGGACCAAAGTCCCGTGAGTCCTCTCAACCCCTTCCTCACCCAGGGAGCTGTGCCCACGTTTGCTCTCTCACCATTTG GTGCCAAATTCTCCTCGGGATCCAGACAGAGGCACCTTCAGCGACGCGCTCACCCCAGGAGGAAATAG